Proteins co-encoded in one Kribbella solani genomic window:
- a CDS encoding L,D-transpeptidase family protein, with translation MRGLFVRKLVGGLVVGGVLAGLLTAGTSADAAPADVQAVPFEISGELPIYPKALWKNGSSGANVRKVEARLVQLKLLEKRYLDDDFGTMTRSAVKKFQKSKDIPQLGYVDQNTLDQLAKVTHEPTQTELYPPAPVVDGKKLDARCATGVALCIDKSTRKLRYVVDGVVKMQLDVRFGAVKTATREGSFTVGWKSRNHVSKLYDSKMPYAMFFSGGQAVHYSSDFAARGYNGASHGCVNVRDLGKIKVLFDEVHVGDKVIVYRS, from the coding sequence ATGCGTGGGCTGTTTGTTCGGAAGCTGGTCGGTGGGCTGGTCGTCGGTGGCGTACTCGCGGGCCTGCTGACCGCAGGCACCAGCGCGGATGCTGCTCCGGCCGACGTGCAGGCGGTGCCGTTCGAGATCAGCGGTGAACTTCCGATCTACCCGAAGGCGCTCTGGAAGAACGGCTCCAGCGGCGCGAACGTACGCAAGGTCGAGGCCCGGCTCGTCCAGCTCAAACTGCTCGAGAAGCGCTACCTGGACGACGACTTCGGGACCATGACCCGGTCCGCGGTGAAGAAGTTCCAGAAGTCGAAGGACATCCCGCAGCTCGGGTACGTGGACCAGAACACCCTGGACCAGCTCGCCAAGGTCACCCACGAGCCGACCCAGACCGAGCTGTACCCGCCGGCGCCGGTGGTGGACGGCAAGAAGCTCGACGCGCGCTGCGCGACCGGGGTGGCGCTGTGCATCGACAAGAGCACCCGCAAACTCCGGTACGTGGTCGACGGCGTGGTGAAGATGCAACTGGACGTACGGTTCGGCGCCGTGAAGACCGCGACCCGCGAGGGGAGTTTCACGGTCGGCTGGAAGAGCCGGAACCACGTCTCCAAGCTGTACGACTCGAAGATGCCGTACGCGATGTTCTTCAGCGGCGGCCAGGCGGTGCACTACTCGTCGGACTTCGCCGCCCGCGGGTACAACGGCGCGTCGCACGGCTGCGTGAACGTCCGTGACCTGGGCAAGATCAAGGTCCTCTTCGACGAGGTACACGTCGGCGACAAGGTCATCGTCTACCGCTCGTAA